In one Ornithinimicrobium pratense genomic region, the following are encoded:
- a CDS encoding isoprenyl transferase: MATRQPVPPFPHPSGARPPAIPAELVPRHVAIVMDGNGRWANQRGLKRTQGHEAGEASLLDVIAGGIEVGVRCISAYAFSTENWRRSPDEVRFLMGFNRDVIHRRRDELHSWGVRVVWSGRTPRLWRSVISELRDAEERTRDNDVITLNFCVNYGGRAELADAVRAIGEDVKAGRLSPRGIDERTIGRYLYHPEVPDVDLFLRSSGEQRTSNFLLWQSAYAEMVFQDVLWPDYDRRHLWAGIEQYVSRDRRYGGAVDAPSA; encoded by the coding sequence ATGGCGACCCGCCAGCCCGTGCCGCCCTTCCCCCACCCTTCCGGGGCCAGGCCCCCGGCGATCCCGGCCGAGCTCGTGCCCCGGCACGTGGCCATCGTCATGGACGGCAACGGCCGCTGGGCCAACCAGCGTGGTCTGAAGCGCACCCAGGGCCACGAAGCCGGGGAGGCCTCGCTGCTGGACGTGATCGCGGGCGGGATCGAGGTCGGCGTGCGGTGCATCAGCGCCTACGCCTTCTCCACCGAGAACTGGCGCCGCAGCCCCGACGAGGTGCGCTTTCTGATGGGCTTCAACCGCGACGTCATCCACCGGCGACGCGATGAGCTGCACTCCTGGGGCGTGCGCGTCGTGTGGTCCGGGCGGACGCCACGGCTGTGGCGGTCGGTGATCTCCGAGCTGCGCGACGCCGAGGAGCGCACCCGCGACAACGACGTCATCACCCTCAACTTCTGCGTCAACTACGGCGGGCGGGCCGAGCTCGCCGACGCGGTCCGGGCCATCGGTGAGGACGTCAAGGCCGGGCGGCTGTCGCCGCGCGGGATCGACGAGCGCACCATCGGCCGCTACCTCTACCACCCGGAGGTGCCCGACGTGGACCTCTTCCTGCGCAGCTCGGGGGAGCAGCGGACTTCCAACTTCCTGCTGTGGCAGAGCGCCTACGCCGAGATGGTCTTCCAGGACGTGCTCTGGCCGGACTACGACCGGCGGCACCTGTGGGCCGGGATCGAGCAGTACGTCTCCCGGGACCGTCGCTACGGCGGAGCGGTGGACGCTCCCAGCGCCTGA
- the recO gene encoding DNA repair protein RecO yields MPTYREAAIVLRTHKLGEADRIVTLLTRGRGKVRAVAKGVRRTKSKFGARLEPGMVVDIQCYEGRNLDTVTQADGLAPYGEAIARDYPAFTAASVMLETCEQLTEEGQPATQHFRLLAGGLAALAVREHDPRLVLDSYLIRALAIGGWRASFVNCARCGMTGPHRAFHVPSGGAVCPVCRPPGSTAPAAETFALLGALMTGDWSVADASQSRHRREASGLVAAYLQWHLERGVRSLRHVERTF; encoded by the coding sequence ATGCCCACCTATCGCGAGGCCGCCATCGTGCTGCGCACGCACAAGCTGGGCGAGGCCGACCGGATCGTCACCCTACTCACCCGCGGCCGGGGCAAGGTCCGGGCCGTGGCAAAGGGGGTGCGGCGGACCAAGAGCAAGTTCGGTGCCCGGCTTGAGCCGGGCATGGTGGTCGACATCCAGTGCTACGAGGGACGCAACCTCGACACCGTCACCCAGGCCGACGGGTTGGCCCCCTACGGCGAGGCGATCGCCCGGGACTATCCGGCGTTCACCGCGGCCAGCGTGATGCTGGAGACCTGCGAGCAGCTCACCGAGGAGGGGCAGCCGGCGACCCAGCATTTCCGGCTGCTGGCAGGGGGCCTGGCGGCGCTCGCCGTGCGCGAGCATGACCCCCGGCTGGTCCTGGACTCCTACCTCATCCGGGCGTTGGCCATCGGTGGCTGGCGCGCCAGCTTCGTCAATTGCGCCCGGTGTGGGATGACCGGGCCGCACCGGGCCTTCCACGTCCCCTCGGGCGGGGCGGTCTGCCCGGTATGCCGCCCGCCCGGCTCTACAGCTCCCGCCGCCGAGACCTTCGCCCTGCTCGGGGCGCTCATGACCGGGGACTGGTCGGTGGCCGACGCCAGCCAGAGCAGGCACCGGCGCGAGGCGAGTGGGCTGGTGGCCGCATATCTGCAATGGCACCTGGAGCGCGGGGTGCGGTCCCTGCGACACGTCGAAAGGACCTTCTGA
- a CDS encoding alpha-ketoglutarate-dependent dioxygenase AlkB: MMLQGSLLDQVEEVGLRPLTGAVRRTLLDHGAWVDVRPGWVTGSDELFTRLALGGPAGVDWRGEQRQMYDKQVTTPRLLRFYRERERLPDPILEQARLALSEHYAAELGEPFATAGMCLYRDGRDSVAWHGDRFGRAAGHDTMVAIVSLGAPRALLLRPRGGGGESLRHVLGHGDLLVMGGSCQRTWDHCVPKTHQPVGPRISIQFRPRGVR, from the coding sequence ATGATGCTGCAAGGATCCCTGCTTGATCAGGTGGAGGAGGTCGGTTTGCGTCCCCTCACCGGGGCGGTCCGCCGCACGCTCCTGGACCACGGTGCCTGGGTCGACGTGCGGCCCGGGTGGGTCACCGGCTCCGACGAGCTCTTCACCCGGCTCGCGCTCGGTGGCCCCGCCGGGGTGGACTGGCGGGGGGAGCAGCGGCAGATGTACGACAAGCAGGTCACCACACCCCGGCTCCTACGGTTCTACCGGGAGCGCGAGCGCCTGCCGGACCCCATCCTGGAGCAGGCGCGTCTGGCCCTGTCTGAGCACTATGCCGCGGAGCTGGGCGAGCCGTTCGCGACCGCCGGCATGTGTCTTTACCGCGACGGACGCGACAGCGTCGCCTGGCACGGCGACCGCTTCGGGCGCGCGGCCGGCCACGACACGATGGTCGCCATCGTCTCCCTCGGCGCCCCCCGGGCCCTGCTGCTCCGTCCGCGTGGCGGCGGCGGCGAGAGCCTGCGCCATGTGCTGGGGCACGGCGACCTGCTCGTCATGGGGGGCTCCTGCCAGCGCACCTGGGACCACTGTGTGCCCAAGACCCACCAGCCGGTCGGCCCGCGGATCAGCATCCAGTTCCGCCCCCGCGGGGTGCGCTGA
- the ptsP gene encoding phosphoenolpyruvate--protein phosphotransferase, translating to MIGVVVVSHSRALARAVRDLALEMCTGGTSPVVELASGLDEGTTGTDAALVAEVVAAVDIATGGDGVLILVDLGSAVLSAEMALELLDPGVAARVRVSPAPLVEGLLAAVVAAGTGADLDTCALEAERGLAAKVEHLGAGAREDRPARDSAGDAQETAVAEDARPWVSTELAVVGEHGLHARPAARLVTLVGRAKPGTEVRLTNVTIGHGPVDARSLSAVGTLGARQGHVLLAQARGAGAEQLLADLEELAASAFGDHAGPVEPLSELELPVPAAVSSEPGVAGSGLDAALGPAIIGERPLSPGMDPGEDPGPEGRSPAEPEERIRQLERAIAQATGRLAALEEHARRHLGYGEAEVFAAHAILLRDPALQADVRARIRAGATAVTAWCGAVEMVAARFDALPDSYQRERAQDVRSIGDRVVRILLDHHEPESLGEGVLVVDELDPGLAISLDAHSVKGVLTRRGGGLGHGVLIARARGVPVLTGVGSRADVPPGTLLAFDARSGRVDVDPPPEVQTAFEAMLERRRKRRERALADTHLPVTTRDGLRITVKANVSSLAVARLGAGLGAEGSGLVRTEAVFARSRTAPTVEQQQEVYGAIAAAYHPHPVTIRTWDVGGDKPLDFLPSWPEANPFLGERGIRAFREDPTVLIDQLEAICRVAQEHRVNVLFPMVSSLDDVDWARERLAEAAARAGLPGLPDRLGVGLMVEVPAVAVRLGRLAQGLDFISIGSNDLSQYTLAAERGNPRLERWSDPLDPAVLQLIRFICERAPEGVVVSLCGEMAADPDVARLLVGLGVRELSSTAAAVPAVKAVLRETSLEQLRELAAGALAARDAGAVRELLHQ from the coding sequence ATGATCGGCGTCGTCGTCGTCTCACACAGCCGCGCCCTCGCCCGGGCGGTGCGGGACCTGGCCCTGGAGATGTGCACGGGCGGCACGAGCCCGGTGGTGGAGCTGGCGTCCGGGTTGGACGAGGGCACCACCGGGACCGACGCCGCCCTGGTCGCCGAGGTCGTCGCAGCGGTGGACATCGCCACCGGCGGTGACGGGGTGCTGATCCTCGTCGACCTGGGCAGCGCGGTCCTGTCGGCGGAGATGGCGCTGGAGCTGCTCGACCCCGGGGTCGCGGCTCGGGTGCGGGTGAGCCCCGCCCCTCTCGTCGAGGGGCTGCTCGCCGCGGTCGTCGCCGCCGGCACCGGCGCTGACCTCGACACCTGTGCCCTCGAGGCCGAGAGGGGGCTTGCAGCCAAGGTGGAGCACCTGGGGGCCGGCGCCCGGGAGGACCGGCCGGCGAGGGACTCGGCCGGGGATGCCCAGGAAACGGCGGTGGCTGAGGACGCCCGGCCATGGGTCTCCACCGAGCTCGCGGTGGTAGGTGAGCACGGCCTGCACGCCCGACCTGCCGCCCGCCTGGTGACACTGGTTGGCCGGGCCAAGCCGGGCACCGAGGTGCGGCTCACCAATGTGACGATCGGACACGGCCCGGTCGACGCCCGCAGCCTCTCCGCGGTCGGGACGCTGGGGGCGCGGCAGGGGCACGTGCTCCTGGCCCAGGCCCGCGGGGCTGGGGCGGAGCAGCTGCTCGCTGACCTGGAGGAGCTTGCCGCCAGCGCCTTCGGGGACCACGCGGGGCCGGTGGAGCCGCTGTCAGAGCTCGAGCTGCCGGTGCCGGCCGCGGTGTCCAGCGAGCCGGGGGTGGCCGGGTCCGGTCTGGACGCGGCTCTCGGGCCGGCCATCATCGGCGAGCGGCCCCTCAGTCCGGGGATGGACCCGGGGGAGGATCCCGGGCCGGAAGGGAGGTCGCCCGCAGAGCCCGAGGAGCGGATCCGCCAGCTCGAGCGGGCGATCGCACAGGCCACAGGGCGACTGGCGGCGCTGGAGGAGCACGCCCGGCGGCACCTGGGGTATGGCGAGGCGGAGGTCTTCGCCGCCCACGCCATCCTGCTGCGGGACCCCGCTCTGCAGGCGGACGTCCGCGCCCGGATCCGCGCCGGTGCCACCGCGGTCACCGCCTGGTGCGGCGCCGTCGAGATGGTGGCGGCGCGGTTCGACGCCCTGCCGGACAGCTACCAACGTGAGCGCGCCCAGGACGTGCGCAGCATCGGGGACCGGGTGGTGCGCATCTTGCTCGACCATCATGAGCCGGAGTCGCTGGGGGAGGGCGTGCTGGTCGTCGACGAGCTCGACCCCGGTCTGGCGATCTCCCTCGACGCGCACTCGGTCAAGGGTGTCCTGACCCGCCGGGGCGGAGGACTGGGGCACGGCGTCCTCATCGCCCGGGCTCGGGGGGTGCCGGTGCTGACCGGTGTCGGCTCGCGCGCCGACGTCCCCCCGGGCACCCTGCTGGCCTTCGACGCCCGCAGCGGACGCGTCGACGTGGACCCCCCGCCGGAGGTGCAGACCGCCTTCGAGGCCATGCTCGAGCGTCGCCGCAAGCGCCGCGAGCGGGCCTTGGCCGACACGCACCTGCCAGTGACCACGCGGGACGGTCTGCGGATCACGGTCAAGGCCAATGTGTCCTCGCTCGCGGTGGCCCGGCTCGGGGCCGGGCTTGGGGCGGAGGGGTCCGGGCTGGTGCGGACCGAGGCCGTCTTCGCCCGGTCACGCACGGCCCCGACCGTGGAGCAGCAGCAGGAGGTCTACGGCGCGATCGCGGCGGCATACCACCCCCACCCCGTGACGATCCGCACCTGGGACGTGGGCGGGGACAAGCCCTTGGACTTCCTGCCGTCCTGGCCCGAGGCCAACCCCTTCCTGGGTGAGCGCGGCATCCGGGCCTTCCGTGAGGACCCGACCGTCCTGATCGACCAGTTGGAGGCGATCTGCCGGGTGGCGCAGGAGCACCGGGTCAACGTCCTCTTCCCGATGGTCTCCTCGCTCGATGACGTGGACTGGGCCCGGGAGCGGCTCGCTGAGGCAGCGGCCCGGGCCGGTCTTCCGGGCCTGCCTGACCGGCTCGGCGTCGGGCTCATGGTGGAGGTGCCGGCCGTGGCGGTCCGGCTGGGGCGCCTCGCCCAGGGGTTGGACTTCATCTCCATCGGCAGCAATGATCTGTCGCAGTACACCCTCGCCGCCGAGCGTGGCAACCCTCGCCTGGAGCGCTGGTCGGACCCGCTGGACCCGGCCGTCCTGCAGTTGATCCGCTTCATCTGCGAGCGCGCTCCCGAGGGCGTGGTGGTCAGCCTGTGCGGCGAGATGGCCGCAGACCCGGACGTGGCCCGGCTCCTCGTCGGGCTGGGGGTGCGGGAGCTCAGCTCCACCGCCGCGGCGGTGCCCGCGGTCAAGGCCGTCCTTCGGGAGACGTCACTGGAGCAGCTGCGCGAGCTGGCGGCCGGGGCCCTTGCGGCCCGAGACGCCGGCGCCGTCCGCGAACTCCTGCATCAGTAG
- the dhaL gene encoding dihydroxyacetone kinase subunit DhaL gives MADLTAFQAWVAQSARSIGEHAAHLTDLDRAIGDGDHGANMERGFTASARLAEDEQFSGIDTYLKKVGMTLVSTVGGASGPLYGTFFLRLAGPLSASDDAGARELSQALRAGVEGIVARGKAERGDKTMYDAFAPALAAFEEAAHTGRTIQECLDQAARAAEEGRDATEPMVARKGRASYLGERSAGHVDPGASSAALVLRAAAQTLA, from the coding sequence ATGGCTGATCTGACCGCATTCCAGGCCTGGGTCGCGCAGAGCGCGCGCTCGATCGGCGAGCACGCGGCGCACCTGACCGACCTGGACCGGGCCATCGGCGATGGCGACCACGGGGCGAACATGGAGCGCGGATTCACGGCCAGCGCACGCCTCGCTGAGGACGAGCAGTTCAGCGGCATCGACACCTATCTCAAGAAGGTCGGGATGACCTTGGTCAGCACCGTGGGCGGAGCCTCCGGCCCGCTCTACGGCACCTTCTTCCTGCGCCTGGCCGGTCCGCTGTCTGCCTCCGACGACGCTGGCGCCCGGGAGCTGTCGCAGGCCCTGCGGGCCGGTGTGGAGGGCATCGTGGCGCGCGGCAAGGCCGAACGTGGCGACAAGACCATGTATGACGCGTTCGCCCCGGCGTTGGCGGCCTTCGAGGAGGCAGCCCACACCGGCCGGACGATCCAGGAGTGTCTGGACCAGGCCGCTCGGGCAGCGGAGGAGGGACGGGACGCGACCGAGCCGATGGTGGCGCGCAAGGGTCGGGCCTCCTACCTGGGGGAGCGCAGCGCCGGGCATGTCGACCCGGGCGCCAGCAGCGCCGCTCTGGTGCTGCGCGCGGCCGCCCAGACTCTGGCCTGA
- the dhaK gene encoding dihydroxyacetone kinase subunit DhaK, translated as MKKFINDPADVVVEALQGVALAHPDRLRVDLERQLVLRVGGPVPGKVGLLSGGGAGHEPLHSGFVGPGMLDAACCGQVFTSPVPDQILAAAIAVDAGAGVLQIVKNYTGDVLNFEMAAELAEGEGVRVRTVLVADDVAVEDSLFTAGRRGVGATVLVEKIVGAAAEDGLDLDACTALGEQVAGASRSMGIALGSCTVPAAGRPTVDLGPDEIEIGVGIHGEPGRRRQALAPARELAAQLVEPVVEDLELRRGERALVFLNGLGGTPQLELYLMFHEVHRQLKERGVDVVRSLVGSFLTSLDMAGCSLTLLRPDEPMLRWWDAPVDTPALRW; from the coding sequence GTGAAGAAGTTCATCAACGACCCCGCTGACGTGGTCGTCGAAGCCCTGCAGGGTGTGGCCCTGGCCCATCCGGACCGGTTGCGCGTCGACCTGGAGCGACAGCTGGTGCTGCGCGTCGGGGGGCCGGTGCCGGGCAAGGTGGGGCTGCTCTCCGGTGGCGGCGCCGGTCACGAGCCCCTGCACAGCGGCTTCGTGGGTCCGGGGATGCTCGACGCCGCCTGCTGCGGGCAGGTGTTCACCTCACCCGTGCCCGACCAGATCCTGGCCGCGGCGATCGCCGTGGATGCCGGGGCCGGGGTGCTGCAGATCGTGAAGAACTACACCGGCGACGTGCTCAACTTCGAGATGGCCGCCGAGCTGGCGGAAGGTGAGGGGGTCAGGGTGCGCACGGTCCTGGTGGCCGACGACGTTGCGGTCGAGGACAGTCTCTTCACCGCCGGACGCCGCGGCGTGGGCGCCACCGTCCTCGTGGAGAAGATCGTGGGAGCGGCCGCAGAGGACGGGCTGGACCTGGACGCCTGCACCGCGCTGGGGGAGCAGGTGGCCGGCGCGAGCAGGTCGATGGGCATCGCCCTGGGCTCCTGCACCGTGCCGGCGGCCGGGCGTCCGACGGTGGACCTGGGGCCGGACGAGATCGAGATCGGCGTCGGGATCCACGGAGAGCCAGGCCGGCGCCGGCAGGCCCTCGCCCCCGCCCGGGAGCTGGCCGCGCAACTGGTGGAGCCGGTGGTGGAGGACCTCGAGCTGCGGCGGGGCGAGCGCGCGCTGGTCTTCCTCAACGGGCTGGGTGGGACACCGCAGCTCGAGCTCTACCTGATGTTCCACGAGGTGCATCGGCAGCTCAAGGAACGCGGGGTGGACGTGGTGCGCTCGCTCGTGGGCAGTTTCCTGACCTCCCTGGACATGGCGGGCTGCTCGCTGACGCTGCTGCGGCCAGACGAGCCGATGCTGCGTTGGTGGGACGCCCCGGTGGACACCCCGGCTCTTCGATGGTGA
- the era gene encoding GTPase Era encodes MPHTEPEQTAYRAGFACLVGRPNAGKSTLTNTLVGSKVAITSSKPQTTRHTIRGIRTTPSSQLILVDTPGLHRPRSLLGRRLNDLVRDTLLSVDVIGFCLPADQRVGPGDQYIAKDLMDLHRVRKVPVVAIATKADAVSRDRLAEHLMAIDGLGDWDAIIPCSAVRGDQVEEVAELLADHLPQSPQLYPEDQLTDESDLVMIAELVREAALEGIRDELPHSLAVQVEEIVAREDRPERDPLSDVRVNVFVERPSQKAIIIGRGGSRLREVGSQARKGIEELLGHRVYLDLHVKVAKDWQRDPNALDRLGF; translated from the coding sequence GTGCCCCACACTGAGCCCGAGCAGACCGCATACCGGGCCGGTTTTGCCTGCCTGGTCGGCCGGCCGAACGCCGGCAAGTCCACCCTGACCAACACCCTGGTGGGTTCAAAGGTGGCGATCACCTCCTCCAAGCCCCAGACCACCCGGCACACCATCCGGGGCATCCGGACCACCCCGAGCTCACAGCTCATCCTCGTCGACACCCCGGGGCTGCACCGGCCTCGTTCGCTGCTCGGACGGCGGCTGAACGATCTGGTCCGCGACACCCTGCTCTCGGTCGACGTCATCGGCTTCTGCCTGCCGGCCGACCAGCGGGTAGGGCCGGGTGACCAGTACATCGCCAAGGACCTGATGGATCTGCACCGGGTGCGCAAGGTGCCAGTGGTAGCAATCGCCACCAAAGCCGACGCGGTCAGCCGCGACCGGCTGGCCGAGCACCTCATGGCGATCGACGGACTGGGTGACTGGGACGCGATCATCCCCTGCTCCGCGGTCCGCGGCGACCAGGTCGAGGAGGTCGCCGAGCTGTTGGCCGACCATCTGCCGCAGTCGCCGCAGCTCTACCCCGAGGACCAGCTGACCGACGAGTCCGATCTGGTGATGATCGCCGAGCTGGTGCGCGAGGCTGCCCTGGAAGGGATCCGCGACGAGCTGCCGCACAGCCTGGCGGTCCAGGTCGAGGAGATCGTTGCGCGCGAGGACCGGCCCGAGCGCGACCCGCTCTCCGATGTCCGGGTCAACGTCTTCGTCGAGCGACCCAGCCAGAAGGCCATCATCATCGGCCGCGGCGGGTCCCGGTTGCGCGAGGTCGGTTCTCAGGCACGGAAGGGCATCGAGGAGTTGCTGGGTCACCGGGTCTACCTCGACCTGCACGTGAAGGTGGCCAAGGACTGGCAGCGCGACCCCAATGCGCTGGACCGGCTCGGCTTCTGA
- a CDS encoding hemolysin family protein → MTTLIVLALTTTVVAFVLSAGETALQRMSRHRAEQLLDEGRSGARALVRITREVTPYLAVATFVRVTAEAATAVMVAVAVDMVTDNHTQTALIASAIMAVVLFVVVGVSPRTLGRQHVDVVALLSAPLVRLLRLFLGPLAKLLVLIGNAVTPGRGFSEGPFATESELRELVDLAGESAVIEDDEREMIHSIFELGDTVAREVMVPRPDLVTIKGEKVLRQAMSLFLRSGFSRVPVIGEDTDDVLGMLYFKDVVRAVNSRPEAAATTPVTEVMRQVQRVPEMKRVDELLREMQQARAHVALVIDEYGGTAGLITIEDVVEEIVGEITDEYDRDQAEVEPIVAEDGQELVRVPANMLVDDLAEMFDVEIETEDVDSVGGLLATAIGMVPIQGSVGEVAGLELTAERMAGRRRRVATVLVRRLRQPEPGEEDAVPDRDEAISAQNEVSSSAPH, encoded by the coding sequence ATGACCACGCTCATCGTCCTGGCGCTGACCACGACCGTCGTCGCCTTCGTGCTCTCGGCCGGCGAGACCGCGCTGCAGCGGATGTCCCGCCACCGGGCCGAGCAGCTGCTCGACGAGGGGCGCTCCGGTGCGCGAGCGCTGGTCCGCATCACCCGGGAGGTCACCCCCTACCTGGCCGTCGCCACCTTCGTCCGGGTGACAGCCGAGGCGGCGACTGCGGTCATGGTGGCGGTCGCCGTCGACATGGTGACCGACAACCACACCCAGACCGCCCTCATCGCCTCGGCCATCATGGCGGTGGTGCTGTTCGTGGTCGTCGGCGTCTCGCCCCGGACCCTCGGGCGGCAGCACGTGGACGTGGTCGCGCTGCTGAGCGCGCCGCTCGTCCGGCTGCTGCGTCTCTTCCTGGGCCCCCTGGCCAAGCTCCTCGTCCTCATCGGCAACGCGGTCACGCCCGGCCGCGGCTTCTCCGAGGGCCCGTTCGCCACCGAGTCCGAGCTGCGCGAGCTGGTCGACCTGGCCGGGGAGTCGGCCGTCATCGAGGACGACGAGCGGGAGATGATCCACTCGATTTTCGAGCTGGGTGACACCGTTGCCCGCGAGGTCATGGTGCCTCGGCCGGACCTGGTGACGATCAAGGGGGAGAAGGTGCTGCGGCAGGCGATGAGCCTGTTCCTGCGCTCCGGCTTCTCCCGGGTGCCGGTCATCGGCGAGGACACCGACGACGTGCTGGGGATGCTCTACTTCAAGGACGTCGTCCGCGCGGTGAACAGCCGACCCGAGGCCGCCGCCACCACCCCCGTGACCGAGGTGATGCGCCAGGTCCAGCGGGTCCCCGAGATGAAGCGGGTCGATGAGCTGCTGCGCGAGATGCAGCAGGCCCGGGCCCACGTTGCGCTCGTTATCGATGAGTATGGCGGGACCGCCGGCCTGATCACCATCGAGGACGTCGTGGAGGAGATCGTCGGGGAGATCACCGACGAGTACGACCGCGATCAGGCCGAGGTGGAGCCGATCGTCGCCGAGGACGGGCAGGAGCTGGTCCGGGTGCCGGCCAACATGCTCGTCGACGACCTGGCCGAGATGTTCGACGTGGAGATCGAGACCGAGGACGTCGACTCCGTCGGCGGGTTGCTCGCCACCGCCATCGGCATGGTCCCCATCCAGGGGTCGGTGGGCGAGGTCGCCGGTCTGGAGCTGACCGCCGAGCGGATGGCCGGCCGGCGCCGTCGCGTCGCGACCGTCCTGGTGCGCCGGCTGCGGCAGCCCGAGCCCGGTGAGGAAGACGCCGTGCCGGACCGTGACGAGGCCATTTCGGCCCAGAACGAGGTGAGCAGCAGTGCCCCACACTGA
- the ybeY gene encoding rRNA maturation RNase YbeY, with the protein MSIEVLNESGEVPSPVPEQELADLGRHVLDQLRVHPQAELTITLVDEETMAALHVQWMDLPGPTDVMSFPMDELRPGHDGEESVAGMLGDVVLCPSVARRQAQEAGHAAGDELLLLTTHGILHLLGFDHAEPEQKREMFDLQRTLLLTFLAQRGRSTSAADDDSVARRA; encoded by the coding sequence GTGAGCATCGAGGTGCTCAACGAGTCCGGGGAGGTGCCCTCGCCGGTCCCCGAGCAGGAGCTGGCCGACCTAGGCCGGCACGTCCTGGACCAGCTACGGGTGCACCCGCAGGCGGAGCTGACCATCACCCTGGTTGACGAGGAGACGATGGCGGCCCTGCACGTGCAGTGGATGGACCTGCCCGGACCCACCGACGTCATGAGCTTTCCCATGGACGAGCTGCGTCCGGGGCATGACGGGGAGGAGTCGGTCGCCGGGATGCTGGGTGACGTCGTGCTCTGCCCTTCCGTCGCGCGCCGGCAGGCCCAGGAGGCCGGGCACGCCGCCGGCGACGAGCTGCTGCTGCTGACCACCCACGGCATCCTGCACCTGCTCGGTTTCGACCATGCCGAGCCGGAGCAGAAGCGCGAGATGTTCGACCTGCAGCGGACCCTGCTGCTGACCTTCCTGGCGCAGCGGGGCCGGTCGACCAGCGCGGCTGACGACGACAGCGTGGCGAGGCGGGCATGA
- a CDS encoding PhoH family protein: MTDVEHPEPLGQTGLPGPAAHHAPATHTVVIPDEVPMVALLGPRDELLRTIERAFPRIDVHVRGNEFRLTGDSAELALAERLIDELLSIVRRGQPLNRDAVERSIGMLRAATSDRPADVLTMNIVSSRGRTIRPKTLNQKHYVDAIDSHTIVFGLGPAGTGKTYLAMAKAVAALQAKEVNRIILTRPAVEAGERLGFLPGTLTDKIDPYLRPLYDALHDMVDPESMSKLMAAGTIEVAPLAYMRGRTLNDAFIILDEAQNTSPEQMKMFLTRLGFGSKMVVTGDTTQVDLPGGVQSGLKVVQQILDGVDDIHFARLTSQDVVRHRLIGDIVDAYGRYDARQQRGPRRPRAVEEESSS; this comes from the coding sequence ATGACCGATGTCGAGCATCCTGAACCCCTCGGACAGACCGGCCTCCCCGGGCCTGCCGCCCACCACGCCCCGGCCACGCATACCGTGGTCATCCCCGACGAGGTCCCGATGGTGGCCCTCCTCGGCCCTCGCGATGAGCTGCTGCGCACCATCGAACGGGCCTTCCCGCGCATCGACGTGCACGTGCGCGGCAACGAGTTCCGGCTGACGGGGGACTCGGCCGAGCTCGCCCTGGCCGAACGGCTCATCGACGAGCTGCTGTCCATCGTCCGCCGCGGGCAGCCACTGAACCGCGACGCTGTGGAGCGCAGCATCGGGATGCTGCGGGCGGCCACCTCCGACCGTCCGGCGGACGTGCTGACGATGAACATCGTCTCCAGCCGAGGGCGCACGATCCGGCCCAAGACGCTGAACCAGAAGCACTACGTCGACGCCATCGACTCGCACACCATCGTCTTCGGGCTGGGCCCGGCCGGCACCGGCAAGACCTACCTGGCGATGGCCAAGGCGGTCGCGGCCCTGCAGGCCAAGGAGGTCAACCGGATCATCCTGACCCGGCCCGCGGTCGAGGCGGGGGAGCGGCTGGGTTTCCTGCCCGGCACCCTGACCGACAAGATCGACCCCTACCTGCGCCCGCTCTACGACGCCCTGCACGACATGGTTGACCCCGAGTCGATGTCCAAGTTGATGGCGGCCGGCACCATCGAGGTGGCGCCTCTGGCCTACATGCGGGGGAGGACGTTGAACGACGCCTTCATCATCCTGGATGAGGCCCAGAACACCTCCCCGGAGCAGATGAAGATGTTCCTGACCCGGCTGGGGTTCGGCTCCAAGATGGTCGTCACCGGCGACACGACGCAGGTGGATCTCCCCGGCGGGGTCCAGTCGGGGCTGAAGGTGGTGCAGCAGATCCTGGACGGGGTCGACGACATCCACTTCGCCCGGTTGACCAGCCAGGACGTGGTGCGCCACCGGCTCATCGGGGACATCGTGGACGCCTACGGACGGTATGACGCTCGCCAGCAGCGCGGCCCTCGTCGTCCCCGCGCGGTGGAGGAGGAGTCCTCGTCGTGA